One Cardiocondyla obscurior isolate alpha-2009 linkage group LG16, Cobs3.1, whole genome shotgun sequence genomic region harbors:
- the LOC139108741 gene encoding uncharacterized protein isoform X12 has protein sequence MTDADMTSAVKKLERKVVTEKNLSHVKRLLNQKLTVRRQWIENESDGINAIVKKYPPLQHYEMILYELLNMRIITEDRLFEKINFTMKILLKYCGLKEDNKTSKVQVLKHLNNLAHKKNKKKQTTLFTVKKILFEENININIVKSHDKESVNNQCMKDQHKFTTERSGCINFPTTFSALTYDLEQKLKTDGILKAQRYFISFWGQYLWQETHTKPTKLDYSNLAQSIVTAYPKLSGVRNGCFLFY, from the exons at gacAGATGCAGATATGACAagcgctgtaaaaaaattagaaagaaaagttGTAACTGAGAAAAACTTATCGCATGTGAAGCGTCTTTTAAACCAAAAGCTGACTGTTCGAAGACAATGGATAGAAAATGAGTCCGATGGAATTAATgcaatcgttaaaaaatatccaCCTTTACAACATTATGAAATG ATACTTTATGAACTTCTCAATATGAGAATTATTACCGAAGAtagattatttgaaaaaattaatttcacgatgaagattttattaaaatattgcggaCTGAAGGAAGACAATAAAACATCAAAAgttcaagtattaaaacatttaaataatctcgcacataaaaaaaataagaagaagcAAACAACATTATTCACAgtaaaaaag attttatttgaagaaaatataaacataaatataGTAAAGTCTCATGATAAAGAAAGTGTTAACAATCAGTGTATGAAAGACCAGCACAAATTCACAACCGAAAGGTCAGGATGTATAAATTTTCCAACCACATTTTCTGCATTAACGTACGACttggaacaaaaattaaaaacagacggaatattaaaagcgcaacgatattttatatcattttggGGACAATATTTATGGCAGGAAACGCATACAAAGCCAACAAAATTAGATTATTCTAATTTAGCCCAAAGTATAGTTACTGCGTATCCGAAGCTTAGTGGTGTCAGAAATGGTTGt tttttgttTTACTAG
- the LOC139108741 gene encoding uncharacterized protein isoform X5 — MTDADMTSAVKKLERKVVTEKNLSHVKRLLNQKLTVRRQWIENESDGINAIVKKYPPLQHYEMILYELLNMRIITEDRLFEKINFTMKILLKYCGLKEDNKTSKVQVLKHLNNLAHKKIKKKQTTLFTVKKILFEENININIVKSHDKESVNNQCMKDQHKFTTERSGCINFPTTFSALTYDLEQKLKTDGILKAQRYFISFWGQYLWQETHTKPTKLDYSNLAQSIVTAYPKLSGVRNGCEIVR, encoded by the exons at gacAGATGCAGATATGACAagcgctgtaaaaaaattagaaagaaaagttGTAACTGAGAAAAACTTATCGCATGTGAAGCGTCTTTTAAACCAAAAGCTGACTGTTCGAAGACAATGGATAGAAAATGAGTCCGATGGAATTAATgcaatcgttaaaaaatatccaCCTTTACAACATTATGAAATG ATACTTTATGAACTTCTCAATATGAGAATTATTACCGAAGAtagattatttgaaaaaattaatttcacgatgaagattttattaaaatattgcggaCTGAAGGAAGACAATAAAACATCAAAAgttcaagtattaaaacatttaaataatctcgcacataaaaaaattaagaagaagCAAACAACATTATTCACAgtaaaaaag attttatttgaagaaaatataaacataaatataGTAAAGTCTCATGATAAAGAAAGTGTTAACAATCAGTGTATGAAAGACCAGCACAAATTCACAACCGAAAGGTCAGGATGTATAAATTTTCCAACCACATTTTCTGCATTAACGTACGACttggaacaaaaattaaaaacagacggaatattaaaagcgcaacgatattttatatcattttggGGACAATATTTATGGCAGGAAACGCATACAAAGCCAACAAAATTAGATTATTCTAATTTAGCCCAAAGTATAGTTACTGCGTATCCGAAGCTTAGTGGTGTCAGAAATGGTTGt GAAATTGTCAGATGA
- the LOC139108741 gene encoding uncharacterized protein isoform X6, translating into MTDADMTSAVKKLERKVVTEKNLSHVKRLLNQKLTVRRQWIENESDGINAIVKKYPPLQHYEMILYELLNMRIITEDRLFEKINFTMKILLKYCGLKEDNKTSKVQVLKHLNNLAHKKNKKKQTTLFTVKKILFEENININIVKSHDKESVNNQCMKDQHKFTTERSGCINFPTTFSALTYDLEQKLKTDGILKAQRYFISFWGQYLWQETHTKPTKLDYSNLAQSIVTAYPKLSGVRNGCEIVR; encoded by the exons at gacAGATGCAGATATGACAagcgctgtaaaaaaattagaaagaaaagttGTAACTGAGAAAAACTTATCGCATGTGAAGCGTCTTTTAAACCAAAAGCTGACTGTTCGAAGACAATGGATAGAAAATGAGTCCGATGGAATTAATgcaatcgttaaaaaatatccaCCTTTACAACATTATGAAATG ATACTTTATGAACTTCTCAATATGAGAATTATTACCGAAGAtagattatttgaaaaaattaatttcacgatgaagattttattaaaatattgcggaCTGAAGGAAGACAATAAAACATCAAAAgttcaagtattaaaacatttaaataatctcgcacataaaaaaaataagaagaagcAAACAACATTATTCACAgtaaaaaag attttatttgaagaaaatataaacataaatataGTAAAGTCTCATGATAAAGAAAGTGTTAACAATCAGTGTATGAAAGACCAGCACAAATTCACAACCGAAAGGTCAGGATGTATAAATTTTCCAACCACATTTTCTGCATTAACGTACGACttggaacaaaaattaaaaacagacggaatattaaaagcgcaacgatattttatatcattttggGGACAATATTTATGGCAGGAAACGCATACAAAGCCAACAAAATTAGATTATTCTAATTTAGCCCAAAGTATAGTTACTGCGTATCCGAAGCTTAGTGGTGTCAGAAATGGTTGt GAAATTGTCAGATGA
- the LOC139108741 gene encoding uncharacterized protein isoform X10, with product MTDADMTSAVKKLERKVVTEKNLSHVKRLLNQKLTVRRQWIENESDGINAIVKKYPPLQHYEMILYELLNMRIITEDRLFEKINFTMKILLKYCGLKEDNKTSKVQVLKHLNNLAHKKIKKKQTTLFTVKKILFEENININIVKSHDKESVNNQCMKDQHKFTTERSGCINFPTTFSALTYDLEQKLKTDGILKAQRYFISFWGQYLWQETHTKPTKLDYSNLAQSIVTAYPKLSGVRNGCFLFY from the exons at gacAGATGCAGATATGACAagcgctgtaaaaaaattagaaagaaaagttGTAACTGAGAAAAACTTATCGCATGTGAAGCGTCTTTTAAACCAAAAGCTGACTGTTCGAAGACAATGGATAGAAAATGAGTCCGATGGAATTAATgcaatcgttaaaaaatatccaCCTTTACAACATTATGAAATG ATACTTTATGAACTTCTCAATATGAGAATTATTACCGAAGAtagattatttgaaaaaattaatttcacgatgaagattttattaaaatattgcggaCTGAAGGAAGACAATAAAACATCAAAAgttcaagtattaaaacatttaaataatctcgcacataaaaaaattaagaagaagCAAACAACATTATTCACAgtaaaaaag attttatttgaagaaaatataaacataaatataGTAAAGTCTCATGATAAAGAAAGTGTTAACAATCAGTGTATGAAAGACCAGCACAAATTCACAACCGAAAGGTCAGGATGTATAAATTTTCCAACCACATTTTCTGCATTAACGTACGACttggaacaaaaattaaaaacagacggaatattaaaagcgcaacgatattttatatcattttggGGACAATATTTATGGCAGGAAACGCATACAAAGCCAACAAAATTAGATTATTCTAATTTAGCCCAAAGTATAGTTACTGCGTATCCGAAGCTTAGTGGTGTCAGAAATGGTTGt tttttgttTTACTAG
- the LOC139108741 gene encoding uncharacterized protein isoform X14: MTSAVKKLERKVVTEKNLSHVKRLLNQKLTVRRQWIENESDGINAIVKKYPPLQHYEMILYELLNMRIITEDRLFEKINFTMKILLKYCGLKEDNKTSKVQVLKHLNNLAHKKIKKKQTTLFTVKKILFEENININIVKSHDKESVNNQCMKDQHKFTTERSGCINFPTTFSALTYDLEQKLKTDGILKAQRYFISFWGQYLWQETHTKPTKLDYSNLAQSIVTAYPKLSGVRNGCFLFY, encoded by the exons ATGACAagcgctgtaaaaaaattagaaagaaaagttGTAACTGAGAAAAACTTATCGCATGTGAAGCGTCTTTTAAACCAAAAGCTGACTGTTCGAAGACAATGGATAGAAAATGAGTCCGATGGAATTAATgcaatcgttaaaaaatatccaCCTTTACAACATTATGAAATG ATACTTTATGAACTTCTCAATATGAGAATTATTACCGAAGAtagattatttgaaaaaattaatttcacgatgaagattttattaaaatattgcggaCTGAAGGAAGACAATAAAACATCAAAAgttcaagtattaaaacatttaaataatctcgcacataaaaaaattaagaagaagCAAACAACATTATTCACAgtaaaaaag attttatttgaagaaaatataaacataaatataGTAAAGTCTCATGATAAAGAAAGTGTTAACAATCAGTGTATGAAAGACCAGCACAAATTCACAACCGAAAGGTCAGGATGTATAAATTTTCCAACCACATTTTCTGCATTAACGTACGACttggaacaaaaattaaaaacagacggaatattaaaagcgcaacgatattttatatcattttggGGACAATATTTATGGCAGGAAACGCATACAAAGCCAACAAAATTAGATTATTCTAATTTAGCCCAAAGTATAGTTACTGCGTATCCGAAGCTTAGTGGTGTCAGAAATGGTTGt tttttgttTTACTAG
- the LOC139108741 gene encoding uncharacterized protein isoform X13, whose translation MTSAVKKLERKVVTEKNLSHVKRLLNQKLTVRRQWIENESDGINAIVKKYPPLQHYEMILYELLNMRIITEDRLFEKINFTMKILLKYCGLKEDNKTSKVQVLKHLNNLAHKKIKKKQTTLFTVKKILFEENININIVKSHDKESVNNQCMKDQHKFTTERSGCINFPTTFSALTYDLEQKLKTDGILKAQRYFISFWGQYLWQETHTKPTKLDYSNLAQSIVTAYPKLSGVRNGCEIVR comes from the exons ATGACAagcgctgtaaaaaaattagaaagaaaagttGTAACTGAGAAAAACTTATCGCATGTGAAGCGTCTTTTAAACCAAAAGCTGACTGTTCGAAGACAATGGATAGAAAATGAGTCCGATGGAATTAATgcaatcgttaaaaaatatccaCCTTTACAACATTATGAAATG ATACTTTATGAACTTCTCAATATGAGAATTATTACCGAAGAtagattatttgaaaaaattaatttcacgatgaagattttattaaaatattgcggaCTGAAGGAAGACAATAAAACATCAAAAgttcaagtattaaaacatttaaataatctcgcacataaaaaaattaagaagaagCAAACAACATTATTCACAgtaaaaaag attttatttgaagaaaatataaacataaatataGTAAAGTCTCATGATAAAGAAAGTGTTAACAATCAGTGTATGAAAGACCAGCACAAATTCACAACCGAAAGGTCAGGATGTATAAATTTTCCAACCACATTTTCTGCATTAACGTACGACttggaacaaaaattaaaaacagacggaatattaaaagcgcaacgatattttatatcattttggGGACAATATTTATGGCAGGAAACGCATACAAAGCCAACAAAATTAGATTATTCTAATTTAGCCCAAAGTATAGTTACTGCGTATCCGAAGCTTAGTGGTGTCAGAAATGGTTGt GAAATTGTCAGATGA